In a genomic window of Longimicrobium sp.:
- a CDS encoding DUF2071 domain-containing protein → MTDPQPAPATGGRFLTAAWRTLVMLNWEVDPGILRPFVPRGTELDAWQGKTFVSAVGFLFLGTRVLGIPVPFHRDFEEVNLRFYVGRQGPEGWRRGVCFVREIVPRWAIATLARAVYNERYVALPMRHRVEISADAGEAEYAWALGGRWNTLRARFAGSPAPLVPGSEEEFITEHYWGYTAQRDGGTVEYRVEHPSWRVWTASEAALDADVAALYGVEFSQALSQPPSSAFVADGSPIVVRRPRRVA, encoded by the coding sequence ATGACCGATCCACAACCCGCCCCGGCGACCGGCGGCCGCTTCCTGACCGCCGCGTGGCGCACGCTGGTGATGCTGAACTGGGAGGTCGATCCCGGCATCCTGCGCCCGTTCGTGCCGCGTGGGACGGAGCTGGACGCGTGGCAGGGGAAGACGTTCGTGAGCGCGGTGGGTTTCCTCTTCCTCGGGACGCGCGTGCTGGGGATTCCGGTGCCCTTCCACCGCGACTTCGAGGAGGTGAACCTGCGCTTCTACGTGGGCCGGCAGGGGCCGGAGGGGTGGCGCCGCGGTGTCTGCTTTGTCCGCGAGATCGTGCCTCGTTGGGCGATCGCGACGCTCGCGCGCGCCGTCTACAACGAGCGCTACGTGGCCCTTCCCATGCGCCACCGCGTGGAGATCTCGGCGGATGCGGGTGAGGCGGAGTACGCGTGGGCGCTCGGCGGGCGATGGAACACGCTGCGGGCGCGTTTCGCCGGCTCGCCCGCGCCGCTGGTGCCGGGATCGGAGGAGGAGTTCATCACCGAGCACTACTGGGGCTACACCGCGCAGCGCGACGGCGGGACGGTGGAATATCGCGTGGAGCACCCCTCGTGGCGCGTATGGACCGCCTCCGAGGCCGCCCTCGACGCGGACGTCGCCGCGCTCTACGGCGTCGAGTTTTCTCAGGCACTGTCTCAGCCCCCGTCCTCCGCCTTCGTCGCGGACGGCTCGCCCATCGTCGTCCGCCGCCCCCGCCGGGTGGCGTAA
- a CDS encoding HEPN domain-containing protein, whose product MAFDPERWLDVAEICCSTIPGVSREALLRTALNRAYYAALLALKQRIEAVQGVGAVPAWRTHDAIKQAIRMGGDSFEEIRKDLETLRKAREQADYVLSTEDLQRDSVHLSVTRSRRLIRNRIKALPEAEFRRLRVPRG is encoded by the coding sequence ATGGCGTTTGATCCGGAGCGGTGGCTCGACGTCGCCGAGATCTGCTGCAGCACGATCCCGGGCGTGAGCCGCGAGGCGCTGCTGAGGACGGCGCTGAACCGTGCCTACTACGCGGCACTTCTCGCCCTCAAGCAGCGCATCGAAGCTGTCCAGGGGGTTGGCGCCGTTCCGGCGTGGAGAACGCACGACGCGATCAAGCAGGCCATCCGTATGGGCGGAGATTCGTTCGAAGAGATCCGCAAAGATCTCGAAACCCTGCGGAAGGCACGGGAGCAGGCGGATTACGTTCTCTCGACCGAAGACTTGCAGCGGGACTCGGTGCATCTGTCCGTGACGCGCAGCCGGCGTCTGATCCGCAACCGCATCAAGGCGCTGCCGGAGGCCGAGTTCCGCCGGCTGCGCGTTCCGCGTGGGTGA